In Populus alba chromosome 4, ASM523922v2, whole genome shotgun sequence, the genomic window acctGTTTTCAAGAATAGAACTATGTCCCTGACAAAAGCTAGAGCAACAGAATCTCACAAACGGCACATTCAGGGAAGGGAGAGGATGCAGTGGCACCCAACTCAGCCAAGACAAATGGACGAATCTGAGAAATGCAACAACACCATTGAATTAGAAATGAACGGGCTGATTGCAAGCGTTgttacagttattttttttaattagaaatttattaaaataatatatttttttatttttaaaaattagttttaatattaatatattaaaatgatgtgaaaaaattagaaaaatattaatttaaaataaaaaaaattaaaacatttttaaaatataaaaaaaaacatagccatAATTGCATGATTGGAGAATGAGAAACTAGTGGATCTCAAACATGCGCCATGACACATCAGGgacaatatataataataattcaccTGTGGTCTTCGAGTGTAATAATTTGGAAGTGACAGATTTCAATTCACCGTCGTCTTCTGGCTCACtgccctagctagctagctagctaccaAAGTAAAATCACCCACTAAACTTGTGTAACTTCTGTTCACACTAGCAGGGAATTGCTTAAGAATAAAGTGTCCTCTTTGGTTACCAAAGATAACATTGAAGAATATGCAGTTGaaacacctctctctctctctttttttaattaagctaCGGCAGCAACACTGCCAAAGCcctttaaattagaaaaaaaaaatgacaaaatttatttgcatattttaCTACTGTTCTGGTCTTGTCATGGTGAGCTCATCATCGCCGCCGACATCCTGGTTTCTCATCCATGAACCCTTCTTTCTGATGACGTGTCggggcatatatatataacaatagcTGAATCAAATCAGTGTTTTACCGTGCAAATCCATAATGAAACgctaaacttctttttttttttttttttttttcatttttctttgtgtgtgtgtgtatatatatatatatataagcgaTCAAGTCCTTCATTTCGTAGAATATATGAGATGAAGGCATCATCATATATATGagatgaaataaagaaaaaataaaaataaaaattgatatttttactgGATCGAATTCAGTTTATTATATTTAACTTTGGACCAGACCCAGTCGGTCCGGAACAGTGAAAAGTAACTatactgttcacgtgaacagtggagagtgaaacTCTCCACTATGTTATTTTGCATGTTTGCGGAAAGCAGCTAAGAGCTGCTTTTTACAAACCTGCGGTTTTACTTAAATTTAAAGGGTCCAATGGTGAATAATAAACTGAGGTTATGCATTATTTGAATGCATTTCCAagcgaaaaatactttaaaaggcAATAATTACCACACTCTTAAATACCCTTTAAATCTCAAACCCAAATTTAACTCGAAGCCTCAAAtacaaacccaaaatctaaaccctaaacccaaactcAAAACCGTCCAAATACTAAACTCAAAACTCAAACCCTACATCCTAAACCAAACcacaaaccctaaccctaaccctaaccctaaccccaAACCTCAATCCTAACCCAAATCATAAACCCTAAATTCTAACACCAAACCATAACACTGAAATCTAAAGGTTAAACTTTGAACCTCAAACTCTACACCCTTGTATTATCTATTTTAGGACcccacataaatatatataaaaaataaacaataaaaaaataaaataaaaagtttaaagaataaaaaatatatccataAATGAGAAGAACATGAAGAATGTCCAGAAAATTGCTAAAGACTAGTTGAGGAGGGTCAAATACCCAAAGTTGAAAATTTGACAGCATATTTTTTACTGATAAAGgaggaaaattcaaaattagatgtttaaggacccaattagaatttttaaacgtttaattgaatttattgagggcttaattgcaataaaaacttatttttaaaatcaatttaggctttaattagaagaaattaaagtttgggggttgaattgtaattttaaagagttaatttgatcaaatcaggagcttaattgcataaatattgaagtttgatgggaaattagagacttgattgaagaaatctaaaaccaaattgaaaaaaatacgtGAGTAAAacagtttgaaattgatcaaatcaTAGGCCAAATTGACAGAAGTTTAATGATCAATTGAGGGTTAAAATGCACAATTTTGTAACCAAGGACTAAAATTAAATAGGCGATCAACTTTAGGGTTGCCAATTAAGTTTGGCAGGGGtgaaattttatgaaattaaaattttatgaggcAATTACAGGTGCAATTAAAAGCAATTGGAAGAACATagactaaattgaattttaccaaatctcaaaataaaaaaagcctaATCTTTAGGGTTTAACCTCGACAACACGCCATTCAGGCACTGTTTATCTTCTTATTTGCTAGTTTTGGTTGATCGAATAGACATCTTCAAGTGAATGAATATGACATCTTTGACTATCTTTGGGGCTGTAACCACCATTATTCAACTAAGAAGCACCTCTTCTAAAAAGATCAGCTACTCTCATCAAACATTTACATCTCATTTTCTTTAACAAACTCAACAACATCTTGTCCTCAATCAgccattattatattttttgattttggaACAATCGAGttagtattttcaaatgaatAAATATGGAGATAAAAACCTTTAAATTGAGCAAGAATGGATCTAAATGAAAGGTATGCTTCTCCTATACCAAGTTCAGGTGGTCTCCAATGACATTTACATTAGAGTTACTCCGACAAAGCCTTGAAATCGATCAACTTAGTCAGCCTTGCTAACATACCCATTTGTGCAAAaccacttaatttttttgtatattcaCACTTAAAAACTTCCTAGAGGTTTCTtattaaaggattaaaaaaaattctcaagatCAGAGGGCTAAAAACACCTCACATCTGCCTCCAAGTTTGATAAGAAATCATTCTTAAATTTGATACAAAACCACCATCCTAAAACTATTGAAGGACAAAGGTTCAAGCTATTAATATTTATCTAAAACCCTCTCATTTTGATCAAAAGGTCAAGTTTTGATCAATCTTTCTTTGAATCCATTAAAAACCTTATCAAAACTCTAAAACTACCCCTTATAAAATCAGAGGGAAAAGGAGgacataataatattgaaaaagaaactCTAAGTGTGAAGTTTCAATAGCCTAGCACTAGGTTTCCTCAACTTTGAGAGAAAATAACAAGCTTTGAAAAGAAAGGGCAGTAGCCATTGTTAGAGTTTGGAAGGTATAAAACATTCACTTATTCTAGTATATGATGTACATGAGGCACATCTTTAACTTATTCATGCATGTTTAATGATGTTTCCAAGCATTTTTTGTATCACAGTGATTGTAGTTTTGGTTTCAATTACTACAtaaaatattgttattgttgtttaaaTCTTACTTAGAATTGTTGATGATGTTACTGAATGCCAAGAAAATATGTTTGTAACTGAATTTgataatgtaaaataattttttattcagccAAAAAGTAACAGGGGATGTTTGATGCCTCTTTTTGGGTTGCTAGTCTATGTTATTGGTTCATGAGTTTAGTTTTTATCTCAAAGAGTCAGTTTTGGATTGAAGTTTGATGtatttgttggttttcaatAGAGTCATAGTTTAGTTCTTGGAATCCCATCCATGTTCCctattatttgttgtttttgtttttgtttggttttagtCAGACGTATGCAATTATGATAATGTAGTTTATGTGTACCGAAAGAGCTTGGTTTGGAGACTTAAAAGGCTAGTTCTAGGTTTGACAACATGTTGGGTTTTTTGGGCAAAATCTAAGCTGGTGTTCTTCATGATCTTTCAAAAAACATTGCCTTATTTATATGATTCTGACCTATTTTGGTTCATTTCTTTATATCTTAACCTATGCATGACATCATTAGACAATAATATAGggtttattttcatcaataacatgtttttaatgggttttaatcttaggattttggttttgaatcaAAATCTATTTAGACCAAATCATGATATTAAAGTGATGATCAAAGTAAATGAGTGCTAAAATAACGATCCTTGCATGATGTTCAACATGTTTGTGTCATTGGATTGATCATATATGCTCTGGATGGGGATTCACGTTGCTAGGTTTCGATTTGAATGttcttcgtgttttttttttttatgagtttgatCTGTTTTGACcaagaaattttgaaattttgaatttttttttgtgtttaatgtatttttttgctttatttttgtttttgtttttgttttgttttcaagtaAAATCCAAATCTTTGGTTCAATTTATGATCGAATCAAGGATTTTAGGTCAATCTAGTTAAATCAAAATCAGGTCAAAGAGTTAAGACCTTGTTTAGTTTGCAATGTTCTTGctaaatgagttttttaatttaaggaaGTGTTTGACAAACACTCCTTCCAGcctattttgacaattttgattTCAAGTAAAATGAGATTTTGTCAAATAAGTTATAAATAGTGGGGATAATGTTTGTCCATAAGCACCTCGTATCTATAAACTAATAATCCGGCTCACATCTACAACTTGGCTGCTCCAAgatcaatttcatattttttttctaatatttttttttcttaatgattttaatttctcTAGGATTCTCTTACTAACTCTTACATTTTGTTTTCGTTATATAACCTAAATATTGTATTCCATTTTCAAGTGATGCATTTACCTAAAATCATGCTAACGTTTtacacaaataacaaaaaagaaaaagaaaaaacattaaacattgTAATAATGTACAAGCTAGCATGTACatatagcagttttttttttttttaaatctaaaattataaaaaacaaataaaaataaaacatagttaCAAGTAAATTAAGACctcttgataaaaataaagaatttaagaaaaaattatcaatttgtgacacatagttttttaaattgttttcaataatagagcattaaaaaataaatatacaataattgtttttaaataaaaacatttttcaatgtATGTCCTAGAACTTAcagtaattttgaaaatttttgctTAACTAGAAGCTTGATGCGGCCGAGTCTCACTCTTAATTTTCTTCTATTCTAATTACCAAAATCATCTATCACATTCCCTGATTCCTAATTAATTTTAGCAGTGCTTGCCATACGAAGTCAATTCTTTAcctaattcaaatttaaaattaaattatatataaattatattaaagtaattccgtccatttgattgattaaaaaacaacctatttaactaattaaaaaatataataaaaaaataagaaaaaaaataataaaatctataGAAAAAACATCCTGTCATAATTTCTTATCTAGACAAGATTAAagcattttcataaaaaatactatttaaaatagctaaattaataatatagttttttaaataatataaatatagtttttttcactTACATACActctaatgataaaaaaaaatcatttaaaagagttaattgtattttaatatatttaatgcataattattttaatgatataatatgatttaattGACTTGAAGAGtttaaaaataactcgagtaatttttaatcatgttaatattaaaaattaaaatttaaaataatttatttaaaaaatattttagatgaatttgttaaatttatgacATGGAtacaaaaataatcttaataaaaataaataaataaaatatacattcttaaaaaatcaaagattagattattttgtttggatttCTTCTTGAAACACGTGAGAAGAAGTTGCTCttataattaaattgttaaaaaatgacCTGGATGTGACCTGCCTAATAGTacaaaagtactttttataccGACATTACAATTTAATGGAGGGAGGACTACTGTGGACCATACATTCCACCaaccattttattaatttgacttTTTAATATAGCTTTTCCCATTATAGATGCTCTAatgataaaaaaccatttaaaaaagtcaattatattttaatatatttgatacataattattttaataatatgattcgATTGACTTAGAAGATCTAAAATAACCCGaacaattctcaattaaatcaatattaaaggataaaattaaaaataatttaattaaaaaaataaaaaaaacaactccagTTAACTCGCTAAACTTATAATATGgattataagataaaaataattttattaaaaaaaaataaaaaaaatatagaattttttaaaaaataaaaactattaaaaaagaaaacactattattataatggatatgttttgatattttttaaagattaataggaataatatttttatatataaaaaattactaaaatagcTTTTTGTTTGGATTTCTTCTGGAAGCACGTGAGATGAAGTTGCTCttataattaaattgtataaaaattacCAGGATGTGACCTGGCCTAATAGTACAAAAGTACTTTGTAAACTGACATTACAATTTAATGGAGGGAGTACTAATCTGGACCATGCATTCCACCAACCAGGACACGAGGGCAGTCCAAAACCTATATGGTTGTAATCTTCTCACTTGTCCCTACTTGTAAAGCTAAGTAGGTGATAGTAACAAGAGTTTGAGATTATTTAATATGTGGTctagataaaaatttaagattaaaaaaattatttatttatttttaattttaagtttaagtTTTATGAtggttaatataataattattaaaaattaagatgataattaattttaaaatttataaaattaatctaaatatataaaaactgatTCGAAagattatgttaataataaaaaaaagattaacatTCAGAATCAAATCATCTTGAGCAATATAGTTGTGAATTAATAGTGTTGTCTCCCCTTCGAGTTACCTTAGCTCGTCGTTtagctagataaaaaaaatgtttttttcttaaaaaaaattaaattatgtataaattttaCCGTAGTTCTTATCTAGGGGATAATTTTTGGTgtggtttgattttaatttataaaaataaaatattatataaaataaaagaaataaaactgaAATTGAATTCTAACCAATTCCAATCGATTGATTTTGAttcgattattttatattaaaaattaaaactcaatccatcattttttatttggttattttatattaaaatttaaaaactatattacttttttattttattttcagatgAGTTTTATGACGGACTTGATTTCGGTTCGAttcgattattttatattttttaattaaatcagttTAGTTCAGTTGATGTCTTTTAATTTCAGAATTATAAAATAGAAATCAGATcaaatagaaattttttaaaaatattctaatttgtttaattattttttgttttatagtttagtttttttttttttttggtttttttttttcaattttttttctcatttctaatttttttttttggcatggtAATTATTAACAGATTATTTTGAGAatgtatatatctttttaagttttttcacataataaaaatacGTTTTTTACTCTAGTATGTAGATCTAAAGCCATCGAAGATTCTCGAAGTATAAAGAGAATAAGACAGGCTTGAATGCCACGTCAAGGAGCCTCCACCGGAGATTTTACTTGGTAAACCTCTTGAatttagatataaaatataataatttttttataagtgtcCGACAactaatttatttctttcaacAACCCATTAATAGTTgttttattatcttaatttatttattttaataagaaatctgaaaactaatttattaaaatattggtGTAAAGCTTGTATTGCAACATAAAGACAATAAACAAACTGTAAAATCAGAAGGCAGTTGGCAGCgggtttgataatatttttaaaaaaatttgatttttttttttaattttaaattaatatatttttaaaaatttttaaattattttgatatactatttctaaattttttttaaaaaaaatatattattaatatattattttaaatgaaaaatattttaaaaaataattataaccataCTTAAATATGCATAATATTTTAAGGAAGTGtttgcaaatttttttaaaatattttttatttaaaaatataataaaataatattttatttatttttttaaaattattttttataacagttttttttatcttttcatatcTTATATCTTATATCAGAGGAGCTATAAGTTATACGTAAAACCTGTTCCTTCCGTCCcgatttaaccaaaacaaaatctctCTTCTGCTCCCCGTCGTCTCCAGCATGGAAGTCGAAAACCAAGTAAACACCATCGATGTCTGCCAAGTTACTCCTTACTTCGACTCATCGGAGTCAGCTACCGAGTTATCTCTTCCGCTAACCTTCTCCGACATTATTTGGTTGAGATTTCATCCGGTTGAAcgcatatttttctataaactcactgagtcaactCCAACTTTCTTCAATTCAGTGATCCTTCCCAATCTCAAACACTCTCTTTCTCATACGCTCCTTCAGTTCCTTCCTCTTGCCGGCAACCTTATCTGGCCTCCACAAGCCATCAAACCCATCATCCTATACACTCCAGACGATGGTGTTCAGCTCACAATTGCTGAGTCAACTGCTGACTTTCATCTCCTCTCGGGAAATGAAGTCCATGGAGCTGCAGATTCTCGTCCTTATATACCCGAGTTGCCGGTCACTGACTCAAAGGCATCCGCTATAGCTTTGAAAATAACCTTATTTCCTAATCACGGCTTTTGCATTGGCATCTCTGCCCACCATGCAGTCCTTGATGGCAAAAGCTCGACCATGTTTATCAAAGCATGGGCTCACTTGTGCAAACTCGGTGATGAAGACAAACGACAATATCCAGCTTTGTTGACAGAACTAACACCTGTTTTTGACCGAATAGCTATGCAAGACCCTGAAGGGTTGGACATGGTGTATTTGAACAACTGGTTAGAATTAAAATGGCCTGGTGTGGATCTGAACCCAAGAAGCTTACAACTTTTGCCAGCTATAGCAGTTCGATCTAGCTCAGTACGAGCAACGTTCGAGTTATCTCGTGAAGACATAAAGAAACTCAGGGAGAGGGTGCTTGCTAATTTAGTAAAGGAAGGTTCAAAAGAAACACGCCCAATCCATTTATCTACCTTTGTGCTTGTATTAGCTCACGGATTTGTATGTATAGCTAAGGCAAGAGGGTTTGAAAGTAACAGAAGGGTTCTTATTGGATTTGCAGTAGATTGTAGAGCCCGTTTGGACCCTCCAATACATGAGAACTATTTTGGCAACTGTGTCAGTTCATGTGCTGCGTTTACAGAAGCAGAATCTCTTTTAGAGGAGAATGGATTTATGCATGTAGCAGAAATGCTAAGTGAGCTTATCAAAAACTTAGAGAAAGGAGTCCTTGATGGAGCAAAGGAGACGGCGGCAAGCTTCATGAAAGAAGCGGCAGGTGGTGCAGCACTACTTGGGGTTGCTGGGTCAAACCGATTTGAGGTTTATGGAACTGATTTTGGGTGGGGGAAACCAGAGAAGGTGGAGATAACCTCCATAGATAGGACAGGAGCAATTTCTCTTGCGGAGAGCAAAGATGGAAATGGTGGAGTCgagattggttttgttttggagAAGCATGAGATGGAAAAATTCACTTCCTTGTTTGTTGATGGCCTTAAGAACCATTAATTAGTTCTTTCTTTATTCTCCCTGTGACCAGTTTCAATAATTGTTAACTTTCAccacaaataaaatacaatatgtttgtttttcgtATGCGactcttttttcttataaatatatgttaatagtaacaacacaataataaaaataaaaataatattaaagaagaaaatggcTTCTTAAAAAAAAGCTCTCTATCAATTCTCAGAATATTATTTAATCTGTTTatgctatttttaaaaacatgttaatatatttttttctctattgctATTTTTGCTTTTATCTTTCCAATAATGATATTTCCTAGTgtaaataacatgttttatGCGCCTGCTTCTATGATTACTATCCAATAGTatagtataaattaaattataaaaaaagtaccACTAGAAAGTAGAGTTGTCGGGCTTTTTAACAGTATATTATATGAACTTTTTGGGTTGAAGTATGAAGAAATTATAGTTATtcaaagtttataaaaaaagacagaAGTTCAGTTTGGACCGTAACATAAACTATTGTTTTGCTCCAAGCATAATTCTCTATGCGTTGTCTTGTTTATCTATTATGCGCAACATATTTTATGTGTAAAATATACTTTACAATCCAAATATGCACTGGAGCCACTCAGCTCATGTTTATTGATTATTGGATCTTcagttacattaaaaaaaaaaaaaaaaaaacctaggcaAGGAGTTAAAGACTCCACCCAAATCCATCTTGAAAACTTCCTCGCTCGAATTTACAGTCAACtccagccaaaaaaaaaaaaaaaaaacccttgctTTCTGCTTCCAATTATTGTCTTGACTTTGAAGCCTATAGGCCCTTTACCCAGCACCTCACAAGGCTGACATCCCTCATTAGTCTCTTGCTAGCCACACCAAGCCCAGATAGAATTCTTGCTGTATTTCGTAATTGGATTTCAAAGATCATCTACCAATCAAGAAGTTGAGCTACAAGTCAAAGCAATCTAGATTCGTGAACTTGGTTCTCAAGTTCTCCTTGTTTGGTTGCTTGTCGAAGATAACGAATTGCAGGAGCTTAGAAGAGTTTTGGTCTTTCTATGTGACTCAACATTCAGAACCATCAACAAGACGATGGCATTTTGTGGGCACGCTTTCAATTATACTGTTATTGCTGTCCTCTTTTGTTTTCAACTTGTGGTTTTTGTTCCTTGTGCCGTTGGTTGGGTATGGATTCTCTTGGTACAGCCATTTCTTTGTGGAAGGGAATGTTCCTGCAACTTTTGGGCATCCAGTTTGGTCTTTTCTATGTGATTGCAAGATGTTCGGATTGATGCTTACTGGTCAGATGGATAGAGAAATCAAGAGGCTCGGAAAGAGGCCTATTTTGCAGGGATTTTGATCGTGTTGTAAGCACCTTTTCTGTTTTACCAGTGAAATAATCATGCATGGAAATTCTCGATTCACAATCTTGCTGACTTTTGACtgtttcttgtttctctctAATGTAAACATGTGTCTAAATTACATGCTCTGAGTATAGAAATGTGTACATTCCAGAATCAaaaccctctttttttttttttttttttttttgaggtctTTTGACAAGGAATGGCCAAAACCTTCACATGCAAGTTTGGTGTTTTTGAATCACGGTAGGGTTACTCCCGTCCGAACAATTTACCACCGTCATAATCAGTGACCATTGTTTTGTTGGTTACCCAAACTAATCAGTGGGTTCTTATAAACCTGCTGCAAAGTCATAAACCCAGCGATAATCGATGAAAGCTAAGTTAGGAGAGTTTTGGAGCCATTGTTCGAGGTTAGGCatcaataagaaaaaacatgtcGAGGCTCTTAAGAAGTTTGTGTGGTAGAAACAGGGGAACGATGAATGAGAAAGTGAAAAAAGAGACAAATAGAGTTAAATGCAAGGAGGTACCTCTGCGGGGGTTGACAATGAGGTTTATTGTTTCTTGGTTAGCTGCTCCAATTCATGGAAGCTGGAAAGCGAACCTGCGCATCTGTTTCTTTGAACTGAACTGGGACGTTGTCCTGCTGTGCTGGGCCGCTGTttcaaaggaagaaaataagGTAAGTTATTTGTTGTGCACGTAATGGTGCGCCTCTGTTCCAAGAAGCTCAAAAAGAAATGGGTGTGcgaaaaatcaaagagaaatgTTCCAAGTTAAAAGAAGAAAGTGGGGGCAAAACAGCCAGAGGTTTGCTGCATGATGGAGAACTGAAGGCCTGTTAGATCACATGATGTAGTCTCGCAGAGAAATGTAAAACGCAAACACATAAtataagttttatatatatatatttgctgcACCAAGCAAGTGTCCTCATGGGAATCCACGGGATGTTTCTGTGAGGATGTAGTTTCCTCATCAAAGTCCATCAATGTGGAGCCTTCgacaaaagaaaaatgcaacAGTTCAGCCTAAAGAAATGCATGTTTAAACATATAATCAACAGTCCATATACCCCAAGTCCCAACAAACCTAGTAGAGATTGGAATCCATGTTCCTTTATGCCCAGTTTCAGACAGCAATCTAGCTTGCACCCGATGAAAGGGAGCGTTGTCttgaaaccaaaaaagaaacagCAACAAATGGAAGCAGACAAAGCACGAAGAGCAAAAGACCCAGGAAAAAAACGCAAGTTAAACCACCAGTACCACCATAACCTGGATCGACATAAAACAACTGAAACTGGAAACGATAAACAGCTTGAAGTCGTTGTAAATCCCCCAAGGGTAATGTTAAGCTCAGCTTAACAAGATTGAGAaagaatagaaagaaaagagaacagaaattgagaaagaacagaaagaagagagagcAGAGGAGAAGGAGCAGAGAATtgagaagagaaaggagaacAGAGGGAAGAGCAGAGATTGAGAATAATGTTCTGTATTTTCTTCTCTCCAACACGTTTCCATACACCAGTTTATATACAAGCTTTTATTCTTCTACTAACTGTAACTATATTCAAGCCTACTGACTCTAACTACTTCCTTAACTCAACTGCTTTTCTAACTAATTAACTACTAACTATATTCTTTCAATGCTGTTGTTGCTTCTTGTCGCTCTCTTTCCAGCCTTCGTCATGTCTCCTAGTTCGTAACAGGTAATTCGAACGCAGAACatgaaaacttaaaaaggacTGAAAATCACCAGCAAGGCCTCAATGAATCAGAGCAGTAGTCCTGTAAAGAGCCAAACAACAtgcaaagagaaagaaatcactaaaaaatcttaaaagaacGCACGGAATAACCCAAGAGTTCAAAGGACCCCCATCAAGCCTAGCGATAGAAAAAACCCAAAGATCCTAAAGAAGCAAAAAAGAGCATATAACATAAGCCGCACAACGTTTAGTCTACgcatcaaaacaaaatcaaaatcagaaaTAACAATCACAGAGAAGTAAACTCAAATGAAATACACACCACAACCAAACACTCAGCGCAGGCCAGCAGACCTCCGAAAAACACCAAAGCTCGGAACAGCAAGAACAAACAAAATCGATGGATCGTTGCAAACAACTACAACCAAGGCAAAAACAATCATTGAATGCACACAATT contains:
- the LOC118056008 gene encoding phenolic glucoside malonyltransferase 1, whose amino-acid sequence is MEVENQVNTIDVCQVTPYFDSSESATELSLPLTFSDIIWLRFHPVERIFFYKLTESTPTFFNSVILPNLKHSLSHTLLQFLPLAGNLIWPPQAIKPIILYTPDDGVQLTIAESTADFHLLSGNEVHGAADSRPYIPELPVTDSKASAIALKITLFPNHGFCIGISAHHAVLDGKSSTMFIKAWAHLCKLGDEDKRQYPALLTELTPVFDRIAMQDPEGLDMVYLNNWLELKWPGVDLNPRSLQLLPAIAVRSSSVRATFELSREDIKKLRERVLANLVKEGSKETRPIHLSTFVLVLAHGFVCIAKARGFESNRRVLIGFAVDCRARLDPPIHENYFGNCVSSCAAFTEAESLLEENGFMHVAEMLSELIKNLEKGVLDGAKETAASFMKEAAGGAALLGVAGSNRFEVYGTDFGWGKPEKVEITSIDRTGAISLAESKDGNGGVEIGFVLEKHEMEKFTSLFVDGLKNH
- the LOC118056009 gene encoding uncharacterized protein, which translates into the protein LDFKDHLPIKKLSYKSKQSRFVNLVLKFSLFGCLSKITNCRSLEEFWSFYVTQHSEPSTRRWHFVGTLSIILLLLSSFVFNLWFLFLVPLVGYGFSWYSHFFVEGNVPATFGHPVWSFLCDCKMFGLMLTGQMDREIKRLGKRPILQGF